The window GAGGTTCAGCTGCGCAACCGTTTCCCCGACCTTTCCGGCAGAAGAACCATTGGCCGATTTACGATCGATGAGCTGAAGAAGTCTATTCTGCTCGACAATCAGCCTCTGCAGCTTTCTCCTACCGAATACAAACTGCTATCCTATCTTTTATGGAACAGCAACCAAACACTGAGTAAAGAACAAATCCTGATCCACATCTGGGGTTACGATTTCGAAGGAGAGGACAATATTGTTGAGGTATATATCCGCTATCTTCGAGAGAAGCTTGGTGATCTGGACCACACGATTATTAAAACTGTCAGGGGCCTTGGTTACCACCTGCAGACGGAACAGCAGTAACTGGCAGTCTACACGAGATATCAAATATCAAGCATTTTACACAGGAATATCATGACGCATTGAATGTTTAACATTTTAATTGTTGTGCTTTAAGTATGATCACATTAGGGAGATCATCATGAAAATTCACCCTCTGGAAAAACTGAATATTTGGCGGCAATCCCTGGTAGGGCAGCTCCTGCTGCGTTTCTGGGTGTGCCATATCATTTTTTTTACGTTAATTGGGGCTATTCAGTATACTTCCTTGAAAAATTCCCTGTATCAGAGCGTGGAGCAGAACCTGCTTTCAGACTATTACGCCATACGGAACAGTATGGGGAGCTGGCTTTCAAGCAGTGAGTTTCCTCCGGGAAGATTCTCCGAACTCCGCCCGGGAAATTTTGTGGCGTTTTATACCAGCGACTATCAACTTAAATCGATTGTTTACAGCTACGGCAAAGCGAACAGTACGGTCCCGAATCTCAGCCGCAGCCAACTGCAGTTTGATCTTGCTGAGAAGGCGAGATCCGGCGGATGTTTTGTTTTTCAGGATACCGACGAACAGCAGTATATGCTGATGGTGGCCCCGGTCGTAACGAACCAGCTTTCGGTAAACAGTCTCCCCCTGGAACAAAACAACGATATTCAGCCCTATGCGGGCTATGCTTTGATCGGTCAGCCGCTGGCTGAACAGGACCTGATCTTGAGCCGAAATCTCAGAGGATATACTTTTAACGCGATCATCATTATTCTGCTCAGTACATTTTTTACAGCGCTGGTTTTGCAGAAACCATTGGAACCGCTTCTGAACATTTCCTCTACGGCCCGCAAGATTGCCGCCGGCCGCTATGACCTGCGCCTTCCGTATATGAATACCGCTTCGGAAATTCAGCAGCTTCGGGAAGCTTTAAACCATATGCTCGGACAGATGGAAAATGCTCTAAATACGGAAAGATCGGCTAAAAACCGGATGGCCCGGTTTATTGCCGATGCTTCTCATGAACTCAGGACTCCGCTGACCTCGATCAGAGGCTTCCTGGAAATACTCCAGCGGACGGGTATGGCAGACAAAGAGACTTTGGATGCCGCCCATCAGACCATGCTGATCGAGACGGAAAGACTGATCAGGCTTACCGAGGGTCTTCTGACCTTAAATCGGATCGCCCAGGAAGAAATAAACAGCGATCATTCCGAAGAGCTTAATTCCGGACTGCACGATGTGCTTCCTGAGCTTATGCCGCTTTTGGCCCCGCTGCTTAAAGACCGTACTTTCAGATTCAACGGCCAGGATTTCCGGACAATTGACGATTTTGTCTCAGAAGTCCTGGATACGTCACAAGTGCTTCCATTAAAACCTGATGAACTGAAACAGATTCTGTACAATCTTGTCAATAACGCTATTCAACATACACTTTCCGGTGGAACGATTGATATCCTCGCTAAATCGGAAAATTCCCGTTTTATTCTATCCGTCAGGGATAACGGTGAAGGAATCCCGGCTGAAGACGTTCCTCATATTTTTGAAAGGTTTTTCCAGGGAGACCGTTCCC is drawn from Dehalobacter sp. 12DCB1 and contains these coding sequences:
- a CDS encoding HAMP domain-containing sensor histidine kinase, coding for MKIHPLEKLNIWRQSLVGQLLLRFWVCHIIFFTLIGAIQYTSLKNSLYQSVEQNLLSDYYAIRNSMGSWLSSSEFPPGRFSELRPGNFVAFYTSDYQLKSIVYSYGKANSTVPNLSRSQLQFDLAEKARSGGCFVFQDTDEQQYMLMVAPVVTNQLSVNSLPLEQNNDIQPYAGYALIGQPLAEQDLILSRNLRGYTFNAIIIILLSTFFTALVLQKPLEPLLNISSTARKIAAGRYDLRLPYMNTASEIQQLREALNHMLGQMENALNTERSAKNRMARFIADASHELRTPLTSIRGFLEILQRTGMADKETLDAAHQTMLIETERLIRLTEGLLTLNRIAQEEINSDHSEELNSGLHDVLPELMPLLAPLLKDRTFRFNGQDFRTIDDFVSEVLDTSQVLPLKPDELKQILYNLVNNAIQHTLSGGTIDILAKSENSRFILSVRDNGEGIPAEDVPHIFERFFQGDRSRSHGKGQGSGLGLAIVSELVSLRGGEIRVESTPGEGTSFTIFFPLVLVKNDSLMTQNN